The Salarias fasciatus chromosome 16, fSalaFa1.1, whole genome shotgun sequence sequence GTTTTGTCCCATTTCGATGTAGGCCTCTTTCTCTTGTGCGGACATCTGCTCCACGAGCTCCGGTCTCTGGCTGACCTCCCTGTACGAGAACGGCCGGCCTCCGACCATCACCATCGGCTCGTCCCCGACCTCCTCAAactcgtcgtcgtcgtcgtcctcctcctcctcgttggCTCGGAGTGGagccgcggcggcggggggcggAGCCGAGGGGGAGTCGTCGTCCGATTCGCTGGTGTCGCTCTCCGAGTCGCTGGCGTTGGCGGAGGCCAGGCCTCTTGCCGCGGCGCTTGCTCCGCCCCCGCCTGCTCCGGCTACGGCCCTCTTCTCATGGATGAGCAGGGCGCGCATCACCTCCTCGTTCTCATCCGTCTGACCGATGCCatgagcagcagctccgtctTGAGCTCCAGGGAGATCTCCACCTGTGGAAGCAACAAATTCTCCTTAGAATCTTTAATCAGCTTGTAAGAAAAGAGTAACTTCTCTAATGTAATGTTATTAACTTGTCTCAACATGACTCTCTAAAGGTTGAATATACATTTTGTTCCCCCACTGAATATTTTCAACGatataataaaagaaaaacagcatcatTGCAAAGTCCAGTCGAAGCTTCAGATCAATATTTtatcagaaaacacattttaaaatagatttaGCAGATAACATGTTAAATGGGAATGCATGTTTCCAAGCTCCAAGCAACACGGTCGGCCCACAGAGATGCACACACCTCAGAGACAGGATGCTTGGGAGAAATAATTTATGCAATTTCCACAAGAGCAAATTGTATTCCTGTACAAACCCGGCTCTGCCGTACCATCATCAAGTCCCTGATTATTTCAATTAAGCAATTATGGTACAGCGGCGAGCGGCAGGGTCCGACTGCTGCACGCCCTTGGAGAAACAACATCGCCGTAACAAGCTTGTTGGAGAACGTCTGTGACGGAGGGAGACAACCTGAGCTGACCTGGAATAACTTGTTCTGAGGGTAATGCGAACAGGGGATGGAAAATtaaaggtcagagaggaggaattAACAGTGGAGGGCCGAGACCGTGCTTTTTGTAGTCCATCTAATCCCCATGTTGCCATTTTGTAGAAGAAAACGTGTCCTCAGTGCGCTCGACAAGCCCTGCCTTGGCCAAGCAACACCAGTTATGATTAATGAGGGTGAAAACAGCAGTCGAGAGTGGGAGCGAATTCAATGTCAAATTTAGCTTCCTCTCTGACTCACTAAGTGAAAGATTTCAACATTATGACAGAGGAGAAAGCTGAGATTCAAGAAATACTGCAAGAAATGTGCATTGGCATTACTCCTGTTCATTCTGCTGTTCAATGTTCATTGTATTAAGACTGTGATTGAATATTAAGCTCAATTTGTCAAAAACTTGTTTATGAATCTGGGTATTATTTTAATGCCAACAATTCAGCTCTCACATAGGTTTTTCAAGAGCACTTATAAagcaacttttaaaatatcccATCAGACCAGAAGCATAGATTTACATGACTTCtgtaaaatgaaagaaagttaATATAGTCGCAGACCCTCCAGGAGGAACTGAGTCAGGGTGAGAACCACGGGGCAGTTCTGCAGTGGAGACCCTACTTCCTGAAGAGCGTGTCGTTTCACAGCTGTGCAATAacaaagtgctccagagtgccATTAGGAATCTGGGAGAAAACCACGGCCCCTTCCACCATTTGGAACATTTCCACTGCTCCTGCTGGTTTGAAAAAGCCCATAATGACCTGATGGACAACAGCACCCCGAacacacactgttcaaactCTTGGTTCAGAGCTGCGGATTAATGGAATATAAAACGATCTTCTCTGTAGTATTATAGCCgtaaaagaaagcaaaaaaaaaaagtgaagggaGTTGTCCGCTGGTGGTAGCGATATTATCTTTTGCTATTCCCCCCCGCCAAGTGTTGCTTATTTTATTCCTTTATAACCACCAGcataatgaaattattttaggccttttttcatttattaaaaaaataaaatactcaaTTGTGAGAATGTGATCTCATTAAATCACTTTTTCTTTGTCCCATTATCTGTCAGCCTCCCAATTTCTAAAAATCTGTCTTCAAGTTTTTATTCTATTAACCAACCAAACAATGGGAAAGTACCTCCTGATGGAGATAAATTAAGCTGCTCCCCTTTCTATGCCTACAAAAGCATTTCCACTTATGAGAAATGCAGTTTATTATTCAGCTCTTGAGATATGTAAGCTTctcatgtaaaagaaaaaaaaacagcaaaaaaatagCCACAAAGTCAGAGGACAAAATATTAAAGATACTCTACTAAGATAATTGAAATGTCTCCTGCATCATTATAGTGATGCACAAAACTGAATTCCTTGTATGGGCATAGGGAATATATTAAAagtattaaaacaaataaagacagGTGCacacaaataatgaaaacatgaggGGGCTTCAtcccgatttttttttttttttttttgttaatccaAGCAGGATGGTTTTACTCACCGCTCTTGAGGACGTCGGGCTCGCTATAGGCCCCCTGCACGGTGCTCTGAGTCAGCCAGACGGGCCTCTCCTTGGGCGCCTTGCCCTCACTGGCCTGCTTCTGCTGCGCATCCTGTTCCTCCATGTTGATGACCACGTTCTGCGTGTACAGGTCAGCGTAGGCCGACCCTTTGTTAGACCAGGCTTCACGGTGTGGACCACTGGCCGCGTTCCCTGCAGACGCTGCCGCGCGGTCGCGGCTAAAGGGAATATTTggaaaatatcatttaaaaaGATCACCaacagccaagaaaaaaaaaaaaacgaggttTTTAGGAAGAGAAAAAGTCTCCTGTGGCTCAGTTATGAAACTGGAGTATATTGTCTGCTATCCAAACTGCCATTAACTGGGTGAATACACACTTGCTGTGAAAGAAGTCGACCTCAGATGTGACACAGAAGGACAGAAGAGATAGTGGGATGATAAGTGACGTTGCAGTTTGATCGTTATTTAGGACTAACCTCTGTTTGAGAGCGGGGATCTCGGTGGGTTCTGGCTCCAACAGGTCGTGACACAAATTAACATCTTCGGTCTCGCGCAGCAGCACATAGATGGGCTCGATCTGCTCATTGAAGCGTGCCACCAGGGTCCTGGCATCAGGACAAACGGACGCGTCCTCCTCTACCTCTGTCTGGCAGAAGGTACAGCGAAATGTACCTGCAGGAAAACGAGAAATAAGTTTCAAGCTAAAGCAGACATCGAAAACAGAGCAACTATGTGCTCCCTGTGATCCTGCAGAACTGtttccaccccccccctccaatcTGAAATCTTAGTATATTTCACCAAACCCTTCAACCAGCACATCTCCAGAGGAGCCATTACACAACTTTAAACATCGCTCGCCTCCACCAATGTCTGTTTTATGAGGGTGATTaacacacacaataaacaataaacacaatatATTTGTGAAGACTTCAGGGAATTGTGTGTACTGTGCAAACAGCCGACATGATGCATCTTCTAGCAGTAAGAGAAGGGCGTGTTTGACCATCTGTTTCGACGTTGGGGGGTGTGCCAACATTAGCAGACTCCATCTCTGCTTAGTGAGAGGGGGAAAGAGTGCAGCAGCGAGTCTCATCCGACTCCTCTGGTAAACATGAAGAGTGTGTGGCGGTTAGTCATCATGGATCATATTATTGAACTGGAAATTTAAatgttcaattaaaaaataaatatgaatggaACTAGGATTCTGATTTTGCATATGTACTGACAATATCCAACATTTGAACTGTCGCTGCAAACATTTCTCAGATGAGTCTCTGAGCGCTGGTTTGATGATGTGGCATCCGTCAAAGGAACATATCTTCTCATGGCCAGTTTGATCTTACTGTCAAAGATTCCTGTCAACATTTCCAATAGCTGCAAGGTCACACAGAGCTGCTGGCCTCGCAGAAACACGGAGTCTATCCGACAAGCAGGTAAACTCCAGGCATTTGTTTTGTCAGCAATCTGTCAGGGTGCCGAGTTACTACACTCACAGCTAGAATTGATAACACATCGAccgaaacaggagaaaaaactGACCTGAGAAAGAAGTTCATagaaaaactgaacacaaaCTGGCTGACAACCAAAACTAAGTGAAAAAGCTTACTGGAAACGCCAACCTTGATTTTAATGCAGCACTTACCTACAGAGCTGCCAGCTTCTAAAATAAGCTCATATGCACAATAACTTGATGAGAATGTTTTCAAGAAAACCCAAGGTCGCTTGAGAAAAACTAATGCTTTCCCCACTGGTTCTGTTAGCTGCTTATTCGACATAGGGCAGTGGTTGCAGTAAAGAGACCCCAGACCACCCTGTTGCTCTGAAACTTCAGTATATCCGAAGGGCAGCAAGTCAGTCTCACACCAACTGCAACATACAATTTCTGCAAAGTGTGCTGGGCCGATTCCGGGTGCTCGTATTATACACATGGTAGACCTCGAATGGGCGGCGACCAGGGGGCATCCGGATCAGACGACCTCAGCAGAAGATTAGAGAGTAACATAAAGTCTGTCCTGAATGGCTGAACCCCTCCGAATGTCACAAAGACTGACTGAAAGCTCAGTTCCCTCTTCATCACAACAATCCGGTTGAAAGATCGCACTATTGTGGGTTATAACAACCAGTGTCTGATCTTGGGTGGTTGGATTAGAGCATGATCTCAGACCATCTACCACCAATGGCCAACAATTCTTTTTAGCAGCATTTACTCTGTTAAAAACTTGAGTATTTATACCCATCAGGACATAAGTTAAGGTGCAATAAATGAGCGATTTACCATAAAAGGAAACCTCATTCACAAGCAACCATAATTTTGATGCTCACTTACACTACTTTTGCTTGTTGTAGCCCTCCAGACTGAGAAATCATTgcacacaaaatgaaacacGCAAGTTCTGTTTGAGCTGTCAACAATTAAACAATAGCGCTCACTCTGTTGAATAGGAACCAGGTAGGTTCTGTATACTTTTTGAGACCGAGTGGTCAGGCTGAGTCGATTCTCTTCAGCTCATACTTGACTTATTAATGTTAACACTGAGGCTGGAGTCAATACCTGCTCAAATGCCATGGTTACTTAACGCACCTTTACTTAGAAATTTTTCATATTTCCTCCCACAACACCTGCAGTTTGCTCCCTGTCTGAGCAGCACACAGTATATAGACTgcagaaatgttatttttatttcaaaaggtAGGAGCAAGAACAAGTGGGATAGACAGTAGGCAAAAAATAGGACAGTggcctttttcaaaaagtttaccGATATCATGCAATTTCATGTAGTGAAGTAGAAAGATTCTTAATACAGGCTGAATTAGAGCAAATCATATTATTAAATAGCCAGAATGTATTTCTAAAAACGCACTTAAAATTAAAATAGTGTTCTAGTCACTGTACTTGATTGACGGAGTGGAGATTCCTGCTGGAATTTGTGGGGGAAATAAACACAGTTTAGCAATGTAGACATCACATGTCAGCAAAATAGGCGTTGTGTCCCTTGTGTAAGGTTCTCTGGCCACTCACACGCCAAACACATACACAAGCACAATTTAATGAATACCTCCTACTTATAAGTGGGTGATGCGAGTCCTGTTTGCAAACAGTTTCAGACAGCTGCCAGCCCACACCGAAacggtttgtttgtgtgtgtgtgtgtgtgtgtgtgtgtgtgtgtgtgtgtgtgtgtgtgtgtgtgtgtgtgtgtgtgtgtgtgtgtgtgttgggaggacagatggacagaaaacatgcaaaaacacagATAAGGAGAGTAATGGGAACACAGCAAATGAATTGAATATATAATGTATATATAAAAAGTCCTACATGAACATACGTGAGGATGACTTTAACCAAACCGCTTTCCATCTCCCAATATAATCAACCTGTCAACATCACTGAATGTCTCTGCATCTCAATTTGCCAGTTTCCAATTacaatttcatttgaaaattatACAAATGAACCTCTGCAGCTTGATTCAGGCATTAATCAGGAAATAAATGACCCCGGATGAAACATCAATTTGTCCAAACCCACTGACAAGAAAACCCGATTTATTAAGagggaaataaacattttcttgtACTGTGGACAGAAAGACAACTCAGCTCTCAAACCACTACATGGAAGGAAAGATCAGGTCATGTGTGTTATTACACACTTCAACAGGCTTGCAAATAGGATAGTGTTCGCCCCTTTTTCAGAGGTCAGGGCAAATTTCTGGCTTACAAGACAATCCAAGTGAATTTTCTTAACACGGCCAACATTAAGTCAACTTAGACGTGGTACAATGTTTATCTGTACACACTGTGTTGCTGCGGGCTTATACTGAGCCACTAAAGCATCATTAACCTCAGTTAAGGCTTCAATTAGCATCAATCCAGCCCTGATAGCAAACACAGAGGAGGTGGTGTTTTCTAAAGACACTCGTCACTGCCATCTAGAGGCCATCAGCCAAACACACCATTAAGTCTTCAAGTTTTCATCAATTCATGTTGACACTCTTGTGTTTTtagacataaaacacatttgttttgaaaacactgactgaGCACGTGTGAAAATGAGTAGGAATATAACAGGTTACCTCATCAGTGCTGTTGATAGCAGATATGTTTTTAAGTACTTAAtggaatacacacacagcacacaagTGCTCATAGGTACAGTCATTATCTTCCACCTACAGTTAGTGGAATGAACAATATCTTTAGGAAATACACTTCTTGCGTGCTGAAATAgtctttttctgcatttttatgatGATATCCATATGATGCCAACACAAGTAGACTAATTTTAAGATATCAGTGCCAACTCCAAGAATTACCAAAGTCATGCAAGCCCTACAATAAAGCAAGTAAAACATGCTGCATATGTACAAGCAGATCATGCTTGATGCCTACCCGTCATTGGGTCAAAGAGCTGGTTGGCCTCGAGGTCGGTGAATGTGGAGAAGCAGCAGGGGCAGCGGAAGGAAGCACGGTTGGTGGAGTCCCGCTCATCCGTCTCGATGCGTCGCCTCATGTGATCCAGTTTGTACTTGACCACATTAACCAGTACCCTAAggaaaggacaaaaacaaaaatggttTAATATAAAGACAGAGAATAGAAAAGGCGGTGTGGTTATTGAAATTTACTGTGAAACCAACTACAACCAAACACATGTAAAACCTGTAGTTGATGAAATAGTAGTTGTGCCGCGTCGTCTTGCCATCTGGAGCCGTCTCCACTCTCATACGACACTTGACAAACTTGTCTGCTTTCAGGGTGTTGAGCACCGAACGCAGCTGTTTACGGTCGAACTTCAGGAGCTCAAGCATGTCCTCCTCACGCACACACGGGTTGCGGATCAGCACATCCAGGGCCAGGGCATGCTCGATACCGTAAAAACCCCTCACGACCTGCTTGGCC is a genomic window containing:
- the gtf2e1 gene encoding general transcription factor IIE subunit 1 — encoded protein: MIEPELLTEVPAALKRLAKQVVRGFYGIEHALALDVLIRNPCVREEDMLELLKFDRKQLRSVLNTLKADKFVKCRMRVETAPDGKTTRHNYYFINYRVLVNVVKYKLDHMRRRIETDERDSTNRASFRCPCCFSTFTDLEANQLFDPMTGTFRCTFCQTEVEEDASVCPDARTLVARFNEQIEPIYVLLRETEDVNLCHDLLEPEPTEIPALKQSRDRAAASAGNAASGPHREAWSNKGSAYADLYTQNVVINMEEQDAQQKQASEGKAPKERPVWLTQSTVQGAYSEPDVLKSGGDLPGAQDGAAAHGIGQTDENEEVMRALLIHEKRAVAGAGGGGASAAARGLASANASDSESDTSESDDDSPSAPPPAAAAPLRANEEEEDDDDDEFEEVGDEPMVMVGGRPFSYREVSQRPELVEQMSAQEKEAYIEMGQNLFQDMYY